The Seriola aureovittata isolate HTS-2021-v1 ecotype China chromosome 2, ASM2101889v1, whole genome shotgun sequence genome has a segment encoding these proteins:
- the tubb1 gene encoding tubulin beta-1 chain: protein MYCSPAIMREIVHLQIGQCGNQIGSKFWEVISEEHGINATGLYEGDSNLQQERLNVYFNEAHGGKYVPRALLVDLEPGTMDSVRGSRIGALFRPDNFIHGNSGAGNNWAKGHYTEGAELVEQVIDRVRNESESCDCLQGFQLVHSLGGGTGSGMGTLIINKIREEYPDRIMNTFSIMPSPKVSDTVVEPYNATLSVHQLLENTDETFCIDNEALYDICFRTLKLTTPTYGDLNHLVSLTMSGVTTSLRFPGQLNADLRKLAVNMVPFPRLHFFMPGFAPLTARGSQQYRALTVPELTQQMFDSRNMMTACDPRRGRYLTVAGVFRGRMSTKEVDEQMLAIQQKNSNYFVDWIPHNVKVAVCDIPPRGLKMASTFIGNNTAIQEIFRRVGEQFSLMFRRKAFLHWYTGEGMDEMEFTEAESNLNDLVSEYQQYQDATADLEWEAEDEEEEGPSSPVTKATKVASRTEVKLETVTETTTETVDE from the exons ATGTACTGTAGCCCGGCCATCATGCGTGAAATTGTACATCTGCAGATCGGACAATGTGGCAACCAGATTGGCTCAAAG TTTTGGGAAGTGATCAGTGAAGAACATGGGATCAATGCAACAGGCCTCTATGAGGGTGACAGCAACCTCCAGCAAGAGAGGCTCAACGTCTACTTCAATGAGGCACATG GTGGAAAATATGTGCCCAGAGCCCTGCTTGTTGACCTGGAGCCCGGCACCATGGACAGTGTCAGAGGAAGCCGCATCGGGGCCCTTTTTAGGCCAGACAATTTCATCCATG GGAACTCCGGAGCTGGGAATAACTGGGCAAAGGGCCACTACACAGAGGGAGCAGAACTGGTGGAGCAGGTGATTGACAGAGTGAGGAACGAGAGTGAAAGCTGTGATTGCCTGCAGGGCTTCCAGCTGGTTCACTCATTGGGAGGTGGCACCGGCTCCGGAATGGGAACCCTCATTATCAACAAGATCCGAGAGGAGTACCCCGACCGCATCATGAATACCTTCAGTATCATGCCCTCTCCTAAAGTCTCTGATACGGTGGTGGAGCCGTACAACGCCACCCTGTCGGTCCACCAACTCCTGGAGAACACAGATGAGACCTTCTGCATCGACAACGAGGCCCTCTACGACATCTGTTTCCGCACACTGAAACTGACCACACCGACTTACGGGGACCTCAACCACTTGGTTTCCTTGACGATGAGTGGGGTCACGACCTCCCTGAGATTCCCCGGACAGCTCAATGCAGACCTGAGGAAGCTGGCTGTCAACATGGTGCCTTTCCCTCGCCTCCACTTCTTCATGCCAGGCTTTGCCCCCCTGACTGCCCGTGGCAGTCAACAGTATAGAGCCCTCACAGTGCCTGAGCTCACCCAGCAGATGTTTGATTCCCGCAACATGATGACAGCGTGTGACCCTAGGCGAGGGCGCTACCTCACAGTTGCAGGTGTCTTCCGTGGCAGGATGTCTACCAAAGAGGTAGATGAACAAATGCTTGCAATCCAGCAAAAAAATAGCAACTACTTTGTGGACTGGATCCCACATAATGTCAAGGTTGCCGTGTGCGACATCCCACCAAGAGGCCTCAAAATGGCCTCCACCTTCATCGGCAATAACACCGCCATTCAGGAGATATTCCGCCGTGTGGGTGAGCAGTTCTCCTTGATGTTCCGACGGAAAGCTTTTCTTCACTGGTACACAGGGGAAGGTATGGATGAAATGGAGTTCACTGAGGCAGAGAGCAACCTCAACGACCTGGTGTCAGAGTACCAGCAGTATCAAGATGCCACTGCTGATCTAGAATGGGAagcagaggatgaagaagaggagggaccCTCATCACCAGTGACAAAGGCAACAAAGGTTGCGTCACGCACGGAAGTTAAACtggaaacagtgactgaaacaaccacagaaactgTAGATGAGTAG